TGTGTAAATACTAAATATCTGATTTCACTGACATTGGCGCAGAGAGTGACTCATTTTACCTTACTCTTATTGGTGATACATGTGATTGTTTGGCTGTCTCCCTTTTACatttacagtaggctacagtcttTCATCAAACAAACGTCTATTTGGGTCTCACTCCTTGTACAACATACAGTAGCGTCCCTGAGCCAAAATGTGCATTAAGATCTCAGGCATTAAGATCTCAGATCTCAGAAGAGGCGGGGCTTTGAaatgcatctctctctcaccagtggaggctgctgaggggaggacggctcataataatggctggaacggagcaaatggaatggcacccaaccatgtgttggatgtatttgataccattccactaattctgctcaatgtctgtatttttttttacccatctaccttctttgcgaggcattggataacctcccttgtctttgtgattgaatctgtgtttgtaGGCCAGCAACcaacaaatctcaatttaattcattttaaattcaggctgtgacacaacaaaatgATGAAAAattcaagaggtgtgaatactttctgaaggctctgtatgttgatgttggggtgtgGAGATGATGAAGTTGAAATATTTTGAACTTTACCTTTAAAGGGGATTTTACAACACGTAACAATAAATTGTCCCTTACCCTGAAAGCAGTCTTTGGGCACAGAcaaactgtaatccatggtttggTTTACAAACTTCAGCTAAATTTAGACACTGATGGCTAAAATCACTGAGAGTGGTAAAGACATGCGTACCTATTAAAATGTTTATGGCCAAATCAACTCAAATCAACTAAATGATTTAGCTTGATGTTATTTCAAGGTGAAATGACAACAAAACAAATTACAAAGGTAGTGCATGCCCCTACCACTCTCATTGATTTTTAACTAGTTTACAGTGGCTGTAAAGAAccaaaccatggattacagttttCCCTGACCCAAAGACTACTTCCAGGATGAGTTACCATCTAAcattaaattgtaaaaaaaaacagaactcaTCCTTTAAAATTGCCCCCTGTGCTCCACTAAAGGAAGCAACTGCAGAGTTGGCATTACAAAACAAGTAGCTCCACTTATATCTTGGCATATTGTGGCAAACTATCCCTTTACGAGCTTTAGTGATTGTGGAAAATCACAGTGATCTTTTCCTTTCTCTTAACATACAATTCATAATTGAAAGGAATTGTATTATCTTCACCAGTAGGAATACCTTCACAGTGCGACAGAGACGacccattcaaatcaaatcaaatcaaatgtatttatatagcccttcgtacatcagctgatatctcaaagtgctgtacagaaacccagcctaaaaccccaaacagcaagcaatgcaggtgtagaagcacgatgcaTATCAAGAGACAAGACATACTGTGCAGGAACAAAGTAGGCACTCAAATTACAATGACCAGAGTCTCATGTAATTAATAAAAGAGAGGCTGCAAACAAGATACAGACAAAAGGTTTTCATTGCACTTTTCCATCGGAAATACAGCACTTTATCCATGTTCAACAACATTGAAATATGCAAATATATCtttcaaacatttcaaatgtGACCTTCCATATCTCAAAATAAACCCAGGCAGTTGCAGTCTGAATTCAACTTTATCATTCTCCTTCAAACTAGGCATTCTTAGCTACCACCATTCATTAAGTGAAAATGAGACTATAAAACCTCTGTCTTTAAGTAGTACTGACTCCTTGGCTTCTCCTGGGGGGTGTTTGGGAGGCTGGCCACTTGCTGCTGCCTGTCATGATCCgccatgcacacagacacaaagaaAAGAGAGCCTCCAATGACCAGGAAGAGACCCGCAAACCAGCCGGAGAACATGGCCTCGCCATACTCCCAGCGTGGAACGACGTCAGGCAGGTTCTCGTCCCAGAACTCCACCAGGGTCACGTAGGCCACCAGGGAGACGGGGGCCAGTGTTGTGAGCCCCGACACCCAGGACAGCACCCCACTGACAATGAGGAGGCCCCTCTTTAACCCTTGCTGCCTCCCAGAGCCCAGTTCCACCCCCTCCAGGCCCGGGAAGGCCACCACCACGGCTAGGGCCCCAGTACCCACAGACACCAGCATGAGCACCCGGGAAGCCAGCAAGTCCATGGGCAGGGCCATGAGGGATTCAAAGGCTTTACATTGCATCCCAACCTCCTCGGCAAAGATGCAGATGTGCCACAGGCCTGAGTACCAGTTCTCCACTTCGTTCAGCTCTGAGTTCAAGGTCTTCCACAGGGGAATGAAGGTGGTGACCAGAGTAGTGACCAGACCCCCGAATATCACAAAGAGCGCAGTCCTCTCCATGATTTTGGCAGTCAGGAGCACCATCTTCAGTGTCAGTCGTCGTTGCTTACACTCCTCGCACTCTTTCTGctcctttctctgtccctctctctgtcctggctGAAGAACAGCTAGTGAGTGACTGGGAAGCCCGTCCCCCTCTCCTGTGGTAGCACTTGGACCGACCCAGCCAGCCTGCCTCATCCAGCTTTATAATATAATGCATAACTGGGAGATAATCCCAGGTCCTGAGGCATTACAAAAGACATATTGTTTTGTTGTAGTGTTAAATATCATTGTAGGGAACAATGGGCTCTGTTTTGAGATGAAACCAGATATGTAAACCAGATATGTCTAGTGGGATCCTGGGACTGAGTGTGGTAACAGAGAAACATGAGCAAGTTGGTCATGGGGGAACAAACAAAAAGAGGAAGGGCCAAAAACTCTCCAGTGGCCTGATTCTATGGACTCTTTGATTGGCCACGGCTAATTATTTCAAGAGAAACCATGTGCTGATGTTATTGATAAGAGCTTATGAGATTAGCTCTTCGTGTGAGtgaagtattttttttttctaaAGAAATCTATAGAAAATCAGTTGATTTGCCAAATGTCTCAAGTGTTAAGACTAGGAATAGTGCTCATAGCAATACTACATACAAAAGACCCCAACACTTGGTGAGGTATTCATTGAGGTCTGGGTTTGTAGCTGGCAGGGAACATTAAATCCTATCTGGCCATTCAGCCCTCGAGTCTTTAATTCGTTCACTTCAGGGAAGCATCTTCTTTTAAATGTTACATAAAATCAAATGGAATCAGATGAAAGGAGTCAACATTCCACTGCAAAATCAAAGTTTATCAATTGTTTTCCGACGTGAACATTTGAATTAAGTACACATCCCAGGTAATCTGTTTTGTAGACCCAGCTATACGCTGACAATCCAAAATGAATGGTAAGCTTGACTACCGGTAAACAGAAATATCAAAATATCTTTCATTAATCATTCAGTatgtaataaataaatattaaaaaggAAAAACCTATAAGGTATAAGGTCTGATAAACTTGCTTAAATGGAAGGATTTCGCCCCCTCTATTGAAAGGTGCATTGTGCAAGCTTATCTCTCACATATCAGTGGAACCTGAAACTGCTAATTTGTAGAGACAAAGGTCAAGGATTAACCTGCGTAGACTTGGACTTCTCCTTCAGCTTTGATTCCCCCTGGCCACCTGCTGGTACAGCAGATGACATGTGCTCCATTTCCCTCAAGTGGTCCACTGATTCAACATCATCTGCTGAATTTGAAAAAGTAAAATACTTTCACGTTTCTAATGCCAGCTTGCTGCAGCCCAACGACTGAAGGCAGTGTCGGTTGCACACTACTGGAAGACGGTGTGTCAGAGAGAATGAGATCCATTGTACTGTAATCAGGTCACTCAGTCTCTTTTCTACTATTATGTTTCAGGTAAGGGACGGGTGGACAAAGCACACAGCAGGAGAAAGCACAGCACAATGCGGAGTGTCTGtatacagcccttagccttggtatattggccatatatcacaagcccaccgaggtgccttattgctattatgaactggttaccaacgtagtAGTCAATCAAACTGTATCAGGATGTTTTTCTTCTTTAAAAAGTGGTCTACCTTCAGTGTTGCTTAATGTGGTTTTGGGAGCCTTTTCTATAAGCAATCACATCTTTGCAATTTGCAACATGACATTGATAACAATCCCTGTGACAGTTTTCAGCAAAACAACAATTTACACAAAGCCAACCTATATTGGGTGACAAGATGGGGTGTAAGTACATAGACTAAGTGATGAATTtcacatttgtattttatttatttaacctttatttaactaggcaagtcaattaagaacaaattcttatttacaatgacagcctacacaccgaccaaacccggacgacgctgggccaattgtgacctgccctatgggaatcccaatcacagccggttgtgatttAAACtgctacgccactcgggagcccatttgTAATTTATTAAGGCTTTGATGGAGTCAATGTGAGAAACATTTGACTCAGTAGCATGTCATCATAGCAAAACACAAAACAGAGTATTTGAGCAGGTTCATATTCCTGCCAACTGTACAGCAGCTGGCTAATCAGAGAATTTTCCAATATAGATCCTGTGTCAAACATCAATATTAAACAAAACCTGGTTCTCCCAAGCTTAAACAAACACCTCTCCAGTACCAGACATGCCATAGCTCATCTGAAACCATTCAGAATTAAATTATACTGATTATATGCTGTGATGTTAAACATTTCCAAATGTTTTCATTTTGTAATAGATCAGCAGAGAGGAGCAAATACTTTGGTGATACATTtcccatccagtttgatttaGTTGCTAAGGAAATAATTATTGATTTAGTTGCTAAGGAATTAATTATTCCCTCAGAATAATGACCACGTCTTCAATTCTTCTTGAAACACATTTTATATAATAAATTGGGTTGTTTGatccctgaattctgattggctgacagccgtggtatatcagaccgtataccacgggtatgacaaaacatttattttactgctctaattacgttggtaaccagttcataatagcaataaggcacctcggtgggcttgtggtatatggccaatataccaaggctaagggctgtataCAGACACTCCGCATTGTGCTGTGCTTAAGAAAAGCCATTAGCctttgtatattggccatataccacaccccgtTGTGCATTATGGCTTAAATATAGTACAACTATAAAGAGTTATTCTATGTCACACATATATAATGCATACAGTATGTCAGGGATCATGAACTAGATTCAGCGATGGGCCGATTTGTTCTTGAGAGGATAGTCGGGGGGCCGGATCATAactacaaatcatttgtagacatTATGTAtacgtgtctctctattatgcatgGGAAAACTTAGAAACAGATTTATTCTATTtattcctggtgtttttacagtcttttatgttcaataataataataatacaaataaaatatatatatatatatttacaaggtgcattgagaaagtattcagacccatttactttttccacattttgttacattacagcctttactaaactttaaaaaaaaaacttgttttcactttgtcattttggggtatcatgtgtagattgataaggaaattcaattttagaataatttattaaaaataaaacagaaatgagtattacatgagtattcagaccctttgctatgagagagga
The genomic region above belongs to Oncorhynchus mykiss isolate Arlee chromosome 6, USDA_OmykA_1.1, whole genome shotgun sequence and contains:
- the LOC110525347 gene encoding putative claudin-24 translates to MRQAGWVGPSATTGEGDGLPSHSLAVLQPGQREGQRKEQKECEECKQRRLTLKMVLLTAKIMERTALFVIFGGLVTTLVTTFIPLWKTLNSELNEVENWYSGLWHICIFAEEVGMQCKAFESLMALPMDLLASRVLMLVSVGTGALAVVVAFPGLEGVELGSGRQQGLKRGLLIVSGVLSWVSGLTTLAPVSLVAYVTLVEFWDENLPDVVPRWEYGEAMFSGWFAGLFLVIGGSLFFVSVCMADHDRQQQVASLPNTPQEKPRSQYYLKTEVL